In Rhizobium sp. N324, a single genomic region encodes these proteins:
- a CDS encoding septation protein A has translation MSTESDITPTPADRHHPLLKLALELGPLLIFFFANLRAEWLAGKFPALVALGGPLFIATALFMTATIVSLVVSKIVLGHLPVMPFVSGLVVVIVGALAIYLQNETFIKMKPTIINGLFGVVLLGGLVFGKSLLGYVFNTAFELDAEGWRKLTIRWGIFFLFCAVLNEVVWRGFNWYYQPDMKAADNAWVVFKVWGNIPITLIFTMSQMPLILKHSINVETDGEK, from the coding sequence GACCCCGGCCGACCGGCATCATCCGCTGCTGAAGCTGGCGCTGGAACTCGGGCCGCTGCTGATCTTCTTCTTTGCCAACCTGCGTGCTGAGTGGCTGGCGGGAAAGTTTCCGGCCCTGGTTGCGCTCGGAGGGCCGCTTTTCATTGCTACTGCGCTCTTTATGACAGCGACGATCGTCTCGCTTGTCGTTTCGAAGATTGTGCTTGGGCACTTACCGGTGATGCCTTTCGTCTCCGGTCTGGTGGTGGTTATCGTCGGCGCGCTGGCAATCTACCTGCAGAACGAAACCTTCATCAAGATGAAGCCCACGATCATCAACGGGCTCTTTGGCGTTGTGTTGCTCGGGGGACTTGTCTTTGGGAAATCGCTGCTCGGCTACGTGTTCAACACCGCCTTCGAACTCGATGCTGAGGGCTGGCGTAAGCTTACCATTCGCTGGGGCATTTTCTTTCTATTCTGCGCGGTCCTTAACGAGGTCGTCTGGCGTGGTTTTAACTGGTACTATCAGCCTGATATGAAAGCAGCAGACAATGCTTGGGTGGTCTTCAAGGTGTGGGGCAATATTCCGATCACCCTCATTTTCACCATGTCACAGATGCCGCTCATTCTGAAGCATAGCATCAATGTGGAAACGGATGGCGAAAAGTGA
- a CDS encoding DUF2585 domain-containing protein translates to MSATEAEYRVGHQSFWFVACLAVLVAQIVAEYMMGRVPICACGYVKLWEGGVNTSGNSQHLSDWYTPSHIIHGFLFYGLGHLVLRRKPLAAKLLLALVIESGWELLENSPLIIDRYRTATIALDYYGDSILNSAMDTVFMCIGFFFASRAPVALTVAIALFFEIFTGYVIRDNLTLNVVMLIWPVEAIKVWQGGV, encoded by the coding sequence GTGAGCGCTACAGAGGCCGAATATCGTGTCGGACACCAAAGTTTCTGGTTCGTCGCCTGCCTAGCAGTGCTGGTCGCCCAGATCGTTGCCGAATATATGATGGGCCGCGTGCCGATCTGCGCCTGCGGTTATGTCAAGCTATGGGAGGGCGGGGTCAACACCAGCGGCAATTCGCAGCATCTGTCGGACTGGTACACGCCGTCGCATATCATCCACGGCTTCCTGTTCTACGGGCTCGGCCATCTCGTCCTGCGCCGCAAGCCGCTGGCGGCAAAGCTGCTGCTGGCGCTCGTCATCGAATCCGGCTGGGAGCTGCTGGAAAATTCACCGCTGATCATCGACCGCTACCGCACGGCGACGATCGCACTCGACTATTACGGCGACAGCATCCTGAATTCGGCAATGGACACCGTGTTCATGTGCATCGGCTTCTTCTTCGCATCGCGCGCGCCGGTGGCGCTGACGGTGGCGATCGCCCTCTTCTTCGAGATTTTCACCGGCTATGTGATCCGCGATAATCTGACGCTCAATGTGGTGATGCTGATCTGGCCGGTGGAGGCGATCAAGGTCTGGCAGGGCGGGGTTTAG